The following proteins are encoded in a genomic region of Phragmites australis chromosome 9, lpPhrAust1.1, whole genome shotgun sequence:
- the LOC133928180 gene encoding uncharacterized protein LOC133928180, whose amino-acid sequence MANNTIYCDRTALRTDVCIMCGDVRTEVASNSLFLLVRTNSSTASAAERIQPCKPSPIAPPASAPTPNPPPAPAPPPKPQLAPSSTLSSFPPPKPTPPPMLSPPPKASDVATTSTTTINVASSATTNTRVATYAPSGTKPTIDATSTPESTATAHSSSTSSADTASKSGATAHSSSTSYVGTASKSNTDSHTTTSSKTSSTTGTESTIHSCSTTSGPTQVEETHGRSAPTAASPNAQLHLSLLPRARH is encoded by the coding sequence CAGAGGTTGCCTCCAACTCACTCTTCTTGCTCGTGCGGACCAACTCGTCAACGGCCTCTGCCGCCGAGCGTATCCAGCCTTGCAAGCCGTCACCCATAGCTCCGCCCGCTTCGGCTCCAACACCGAATCCGCCACCAGCTCCCGCGCCCCCTCCAAAGCCGCAACTGGCTCCATCGTCGACGCTGTCGTCGTTCCCGCCACCAAAACCCACACCACCACCAATGCTATCACCTCCTCCAAAAGCCTCCGATGtcgccaccaccagcaccaccaccatcaatGTCGCCTCCAGTGCCACCACCAACACCCGTGTCGCCACCTACGCCCCCTCCGGCACCAAACCCACCATCGATGCCACCTCCACCCCTGAATCCACCGCCACCGCCCATTCCTCTTCCACCTCCAGTGCCGACACCGCCTCCAAGTCCGGCGCCACCGCCcattcctcctccacctcctatGTCGGCACCGCCTCCAAGTCCAACACCGACTCCCACACCACCACAAGCTCCAAAACTAGCTCCACCACCGGAACTGAATCCACCATCCACTCCTGCTCCACCACATCTGGCCCTACACAAGTAGAGGAAACCCATGGGCGGTCGGCTCCTACGGCAGCCAGCCCTAATGCCCAGCTCCACCTCTCACTCCTTCCGCGCGCGCGACACTAA